In Sorghum bicolor cultivar BTx623 chromosome 8, Sorghum_bicolor_NCBIv3, whole genome shotgun sequence, one genomic interval encodes:
- the LOC8071407 gene encoding uncharacterized protein LOC8071407 has translation MAEVRRRAKEEDERFMVEFGAKYPDEQDWSDMLAVKARLHRDHWESVWADPFGSFDDTTRIPPMRFTDQPAPSHARVQDTLQIFSVKIKETGRGLQWPLQVFGMVAARDPVDHNRNVIFNRERNNCQILTQEDPVLKLTGPTRAVVVCDPVYFEVELKVKGFVEAEDKDLSLLAVALTDYSSIYSTCLISKAYTSKLSTLELKFGYVLSSVEATISVCVTEGSWPDDVFGRYTAQTSSLEDMPVLLLEFEKIPVDDDGRIKLSRRVASVEFEGELKVYVSAFRYDKDLDKIIMVGEDEKGFRPKKAGKSSSTLDVGFCKMDVTVAWSILSLSP, from the exons ATGGCGGAGGTGCGGAGGAGGGCGAAGGAGGAAGACGAAAGGTTCATGGTGGAATTTGGCGCAAAATACCCTGACGAACAAGACTGGTCCGACATGCTCGCCGTAAAAGCTCGTCTGCATCGCGACCACTGGGAAAGTGTCTGGGCAGACCCCTTCGGTTCCTTCGACGACACCA CGCGAATCCCACCCATGCGCTTCACGGATCAGCCCGCGCCAAGTCATGCCAGAGTGCAGGATACCCTGCAAATCTTTTCAGTGAAGATCAAAGAAACAGGCCGGGGCTTACAGTGGCCACTTCAGGTGTTTGGTATGGTTGCTGCACGTGACCCAGTTGATCACAATCGCAATGTTATCTTCAACCGTGAAAGGAACAACTGCCAAATCCTCACCCAAGAG GATCCAGTCTTAAAACTGACAGGTCCAACCCGTGCAGTTGTGGTGTGTGATCCTGTGTACTTTGAGGTTGAACTGAAAGTCAAGGGTTTTGTCGAAGCTGAGGATAAAGATTTAAGCCTCTTAGCTGTGGCACTCACTGATTATTCTAGCATTTATTCTACGTGTTTGATAAGCAAAGCCTATACTAGCAAGCTTAGCACACTGGAGTTGAAGTTCGGCTATGTGCTTAGTTCTGTGGAGGCCACTATCAGTGTGTGTGTCACCGAGGGGTCATGGCCAGATGATGTCTTTGGTCGATATACTGCACAGACATCTAGTTTAGAAGATATGCCAGTCTTATTGCTTGAATTTGAGAAGATtcctgttgatgatgatggtagGATCAAGCTTTCACGACGTGTTGCTTCAGTTGAATTTGAGGGTGAGCTGAAAGTTTATGTGTCAGCATTTCGGTATGATAAGGATTTGGATAAGATAATAATGGTAGGGGAAGATGAGAAGGGGTTCAGACCCAAGAAGGCAGGCAAAAGCTCTAGTACGCTTGATGttgggttttgcaaaatggatgtCACCGTTGCCTGGTCAATTCTGTCCTTATCTCCTTAA